A single genomic interval of Aureliella helgolandensis harbors:
- a CDS encoding HD domain-containing protein, whose protein sequence is MRFNKLRRQICFEAARAMYFRQESEYYRAKHKAAQRVCKGWVKPSDLPSNAEIRDEIQSLARLHEGASRSDNLRQMRLVALRIMRLLQRFKPKLIGSTLTGHVRQGSDIDIHVFSDSIDAVTSPLDEQMLFYDIERKRVRKDGEERIYTHIHVRESFPVELTVYVPSLASHGFKSSITGGPIERATLPQLEQLLHQEYPELELETELLGLEEAPDPFQLFTALLLPLENVKQHPKYHPEGDVLYHSLQVYDLACDQLPYDEEFLLAALLHDVGKGIDSQDHVAAGLEALEGFITERTAWFIEHHMLAHKIADGSLGARAHRRLRNNESYDELVLLGKCDRGGRVPGVPTTELEMAIDYLRKLSYDQG, encoded by the coding sequence ATGAGATTTAACAAACTTCGACGGCAGATTTGTTTTGAAGCTGCTCGAGCGATGTATTTCCGCCAAGAATCGGAGTACTACCGAGCTAAGCACAAAGCCGCCCAACGGGTGTGCAAGGGCTGGGTCAAACCCTCCGACCTCCCCAGCAATGCGGAAATTCGCGACGAAATCCAGTCGCTCGCCAGACTCCATGAAGGGGCTTCCCGCTCGGACAACCTGCGGCAGATGCGGCTGGTCGCCTTGAGAATCATGCGTTTGCTGCAGCGTTTTAAGCCGAAATTGATCGGCAGCACGCTGACCGGCCATGTTCGCCAAGGCTCGGACATCGACATCCATGTCTTCTCCGACAGTATCGATGCAGTCACTTCACCTCTCGATGAACAAATGTTGTTCTACGACATCGAACGGAAGCGGGTGCGGAAGGATGGTGAAGAGCGAATCTACACGCACATTCACGTGCGTGAATCATTCCCAGTCGAGCTGACAGTCTACGTTCCCAGCTTGGCCAGCCATGGGTTCAAGAGTTCCATCACCGGGGGACCGATCGAACGAGCCACCCTTCCTCAACTCGAACAACTGCTGCACCAAGAGTACCCCGAGTTAGAACTGGAGACTGAGCTCCTGGGATTGGAGGAGGCCCCCGACCCCTTCCAGCTGTTCACCGCACTGCTGCTGCCTCTGGAAAACGTCAAACAACACCCCAAGTACCATCCGGAAGGAGACGTGCTGTACCACAGCCTGCAAGTCTACGATTTGGCATGCGATCAATTGCCCTACGACGAGGAGTTCCTACTGGCGGCCCTGCTGCACGACGTGGGCAAAGGGATTGACTCTCAAGATCATGTGGCTGCTGGTTTAGAGGCCTTGGAGGGCTTCATTACCGAACGCACCGCTTGGTTCATCGAGCATCACATGCTGGCTCACAAGATCGCCGATGGAAGCCTCGGTGCGCGGGCCCATCGTCGGCTTCGCAACAACGAAAGCTATGACGAACTCGTGCTGCTCGGCAAATGCGATCGGGGAGGAAGAGTTCCGGGCGTCCCAACAACGGAGCTCGAAATGGCCATCGACTACCTCCGGAAATTGAGCTATGACCAGGGCTGA
- a CDS encoding sigma-70 family RNA polymerase sigma factor, with protein sequence MSDPKSTSPDEFESFRSYLHILAETQLHARLKSKVDASDIVQQTMLQAYQAREQFRGTTEAEKAAWLRTILGNVLSGLARGFSRKRRDLSREQSIQAVEKSSLQLTNLLSADTSSPSSAMHRHERADQLAKAMLRLTAEQRQAIMLKYWQGATLAEIGQQLDKSTEAVAGLLFRGMQKLRSVIEKT encoded by the coding sequence ATGTCCGATCCGAAGTCTACGAGTCCGGACGAATTTGAGTCCTTCCGTTCGTACCTCCATATTCTAGCAGAAACGCAACTTCATGCGCGACTCAAGAGCAAGGTGGATGCGTCCGACATTGTGCAGCAGACCATGCTGCAAGCCTATCAGGCCAGGGAGCAATTCCGTGGTACCACCGAAGCAGAGAAAGCGGCTTGGCTGAGAACGATTTTGGGCAATGTGCTTAGTGGCTTGGCTCGTGGCTTCTCGCGGAAACGACGTGATTTGTCCCGTGAGCAATCCATTCAAGCGGTCGAAAAATCGTCTTTGCAGCTCACGAATCTGCTCTCTGCCGACACCTCTTCCCCAAGTTCCGCCATGCATCGGCACGAACGCGCGGATCAACTGGCCAAGGCGATGCTGCGTCTAACTGCCGAGCAACGCCAAGCCATCATGCTGAAGTATTGGCAGGGAGCCACCTTGGCAGAGATTGGTCAGCAGCTCGACAAATCCACCGAAGCGGTGGCCGGGTTGCTCTTTCGTGGCATGCAAAAACTGCGATCTGTGATCGAGAAAACGTGA
- a CDS encoding TatD family hydrolase: MYYVDPHIHMVSRTTDDYETLAKMGCVAVSEPAFWAGFDRGSVDSFRDYFRQLTETEPRRAAQYGIQHFTWLCINAKEAENVSLSRDVIAMIPEFLDAPNVIGIGEIGLNKNTKNEATIFLEHLELAIKYQQQILIHTPHLEDKHQGTRMILDMLQGDARIEPGRVLVDHVEEHTIGAVLDAGFWAGMTLYPVTKCTPARAADMIEKYGPERLMANSAGDWGPSKPTAIPDLVLELRRRGHSEAAIRRVVYENPLKFFAQSKKFNFSPPE; this comes from the coding sequence ATGTACTACGTCGACCCACACATCCATATGGTTTCGCGAACTACGGATGATTACGAAACCTTGGCTAAAATGGGCTGTGTCGCGGTGAGCGAACCCGCCTTTTGGGCTGGTTTCGACCGAGGGAGTGTGGATAGCTTTCGCGATTACTTTCGGCAACTGACCGAAACCGAGCCACGTCGAGCAGCCCAGTATGGCATCCAGCATTTCACGTGGCTCTGCATCAACGCTAAGGAAGCAGAGAATGTCAGTTTATCGCGCGACGTGATTGCCATGATTCCCGAGTTTCTCGATGCCCCCAATGTGATCGGGATCGGAGAAATTGGGCTCAACAAGAATACCAAGAACGAAGCCACGATCTTCCTTGAGCATCTGGAATTGGCGATCAAGTATCAGCAACAAATTCTGATCCACACGCCTCACTTGGAAGACAAGCACCAGGGGACGCGAATGATCCTGGATATGCTGCAGGGCGACGCGCGGATCGAACCTGGCCGCGTGTTGGTAGACCATGTTGAAGAGCATACCATCGGCGCAGTACTCGACGCGGGCTTTTGGGCGGGGATGACACTCTACCCGGTGACCAAGTGCACGCCCGCCCGAGCAGCCGACATGATCGAAAAATATGGTCCCGAACGCTTGATGGCCAATTCGGCGGGTGACTGGGGCCCGAGCAAACCAACGGCAATCCCAGACTTGGTCTTGGAACTGCGCCGCCGCGGCCACAGCGAGGCCGCGATTCGTCGGGTGGTCTACGAGAACCCGCTCAAGTTCTTCGCCCAAAGCAAGAAGTTCAATTTCTCTCCTCCAGAGTAA
- a CDS encoding serine/threonine-protein kinase: MNAPKSIEQIIAEVMTASEQGQPVHTDAVVAAYPQFAQELTEFFQFHDEFLETSQAARRGADSTLHPETESPSVADTSHSSAEVTSRELPRTLRSEPPKVFGDYDILEEIDRGGMGVVYRARHRQLGRIVALKLIRSGELASDAEIQRFRSEAEAAATLNHPGIVPIYEVGMLGGLVFYTMAYIDGQSLSDLVLEGPMAPMEAARIVHKLCSAVDFAHRAGVYHRDIKPANVLIDASGQPILIDFGLAKFAHRDSALTTTGQILGTPAYIAPEHASGRASQTTEASDVYSLGAILYCLCAGQPPFSGPTPFDVLIQVLDRDPPKPSKLNRRVTTELDHICLKTLEKDPAHRYATASELASELQKVLQGQPIDCPQPSLLGRIESWWRREPLLVVHACGIGGTTAIVAISHWWRGEPSPQFQARILLLCIWLATSFIIQYWVVRARWRDLACLTWVTIDVTIYTTLVTFAASPRSMLLIGYPMLIVASSLFYRKRFVMFTTAVCICGFLMLEFFVPLDDVVKLDFIAIFISGLGLINLALLSTIRRVRSMSVFYEQGE; this comes from the coding sequence ATGAACGCACCCAAATCGATCGAACAGATCATTGCTGAAGTCATGACGGCGAGCGAGCAAGGTCAGCCTGTCCACACCGATGCGGTCGTCGCGGCTTACCCTCAATTTGCCCAGGAATTGACGGAGTTTTTTCAATTCCACGACGAGTTTCTGGAAACCTCGCAGGCCGCCCGACGGGGCGCCGACAGCACGCTACATCCCGAGACTGAAAGCCCTTCGGTCGCAGACACGTCCCATTCTTCCGCAGAAGTGACCTCCAGGGAACTCCCACGCACACTCCGCTCCGAGCCACCCAAGGTATTTGGCGATTACGACATCCTAGAAGAGATCGACCGCGGTGGCATGGGAGTCGTTTATCGAGCTCGACATCGTCAGCTGGGACGAATCGTCGCGCTCAAATTAATTCGCTCTGGAGAGCTTGCCAGCGATGCGGAGATTCAGCGATTTCGTAGCGAGGCAGAGGCTGCGGCGACTCTCAACCATCCCGGAATCGTGCCGATCTATGAAGTCGGCATGTTGGGTGGATTGGTGTTCTACACCATGGCGTACATTGACGGACAGAGCCTCAGCGATTTGGTGCTGGAAGGCCCGATGGCTCCTATGGAAGCGGCGCGCATTGTCCACAAGCTTTGTTCCGCGGTGGACTTCGCGCACCGAGCTGGGGTCTACCACCGGGACATCAAACCCGCCAATGTACTCATTGATGCGTCAGGGCAACCGATCCTCATCGACTTTGGCTTGGCTAAGTTTGCCCATCGCGACAGCGCGCTGACGACAACGGGTCAAATCCTGGGGACTCCCGCCTACATCGCCCCCGAGCACGCCTCGGGGCGGGCCTCGCAAACCACGGAGGCCTCTGACGTGTATTCGCTGGGAGCCATCCTGTACTGCCTGTGCGCGGGCCAGCCACCGTTCAGCGGTCCAACGCCCTTTGATGTCCTGATTCAAGTCTTGGACCGCGATCCTCCCAAGCCCTCAAAACTGAATCGACGCGTCACTACCGAGCTCGACCATATCTGCCTAAAAACGCTGGAGAAAGATCCGGCCCATCGCTATGCGACGGCAAGCGAATTGGCAAGTGAACTGCAAAAGGTGCTCCAGGGTCAGCCCATTGATTGTCCGCAGCCAAGCCTCCTGGGGCGCATCGAAAGCTGGTGGCGTCGCGAGCCACTCTTGGTCGTGCATGCCTGTGGAATTGGTGGAACCACCGCCATCGTTGCAATCTCACATTGGTGGCGGGGGGAGCCCTCACCGCAATTTCAAGCCAGAATTTTACTGCTGTGTATTTGGTTAGCCACGTCCTTCATTATTCAGTACTGGGTCGTTCGCGCGCGGTGGCGCGACCTAGCCTGCCTGACCTGGGTCACCATCGATGTGACGATCTACACCACGCTCGTCACTTTCGCCGCCTCCCCGCGTTCGATGCTGTTGATTGGCTATCCGATGCTGATCGTGGCTAGCAGTCTGTTCTACCGCAAGCGATTTGTAATGTTCACTACTGCGGTTTGCATCTGTGGATTCTTGATGCTGGAATTCTTCGTCCCCTTGGATGATGTCGTCAAACTCGACTTCATTGCCATCTTCATCTCCGGTCTGGGGCTTATCAATCTAGCACTCCTCTCCACCATCCGACGCGTGCGGAGCATGAGCGTGTTCTATGAACAAGGCGAGTAG
- a CDS encoding ATP-grasp fold amidoligase family protein — translation MTTDISAHPTESRLQFHWRRWCMQRRFRRKIGKSGNFTEPQTFPEKVQFRKLYGNHSTYARLADKYAVREYVAERVGERYLVPLLGVYDQLTPEHFRDLPDRFIIKANHGSKWHQVVWDKSQLDIASTVQYFNQLMHRTYGLRSHEYHYRLIRPRIVIEELLDDEHDSPVDYSFYSYHGPSGFDFLITLTAPRHETYAHFDRHWNFQDGDFTSEQHAKYVKPANYQDMFRVAEELSRGFDFLRVDLYNLNGRIYFGEATCTPTSGYTPAEVPSRGKLRGDKWHLDRDNPNLYRPTGLHRPTG, via the coding sequence ATGACTACAGACATTTCCGCCCATCCCACCGAAAGTCGTCTTCAATTCCATTGGAGACGCTGGTGCATGCAGCGGCGGTTTCGCCGCAAAATTGGCAAGTCGGGGAATTTCACCGAGCCGCAGACCTTCCCTGAGAAAGTTCAATTTCGCAAGCTGTATGGCAATCACTCCACCTACGCTCGCCTAGCCGACAAGTACGCTGTCCGAGAGTATGTGGCGGAGCGAGTCGGTGAGCGGTACCTCGTCCCCTTGCTGGGCGTGTACGATCAGCTCACCCCCGAACATTTTCGAGATCTGCCCGATCGATTTATCATTAAAGCCAACCACGGTTCCAAATGGCACCAAGTGGTGTGGGACAAATCGCAGCTCGATATTGCATCGACCGTACAGTACTTCAACCAACTCATGCATCGCACTTACGGCCTGCGTTCGCACGAATACCATTACCGGCTCATACGCCCAAGAATTGTGATCGAAGAGCTGTTGGACGACGAGCATGATTCCCCGGTGGATTACTCTTTCTACTCCTACCACGGACCGAGTGGCTTTGACTTCCTGATCACGCTCACTGCGCCACGCCACGAGACTTACGCGCATTTCGACCGCCATTGGAATTTTCAAGATGGAGACTTTACCTCCGAGCAGCATGCCAAATATGTAAAACCGGCGAATTACCAAGACATGTTTCGGGTGGCAGAAGAGTTATCGCGTGGTTTCGACTTCCTGCGTGTCGACCTCTACAACCTGAACGGTCGCATCTATTTCGGCGAAGCGACCTGCACCCCGACTTCTGGATACACGCCTGCTGAAGTACCGTCTCGCGGGAAGCTCCGGGGAGACAAGTGGCACTTGGATCGTGACAATCCTAACCTGTATCGTCCTACTGGCTTGCATCGTCCTACAGGCTAG
- a CDS encoding glycosyltransferase — MRVSVIVTTFNRPSYLQKVLASYLHQTRAPDELIVADDGSTDATESVIAGFTERAPFPILHAWQEHQGGPRLSHLRNLATRQTTGDYLIYTDGDCVASPHFVADHVRLARPDWFVQGKRAWVRYQAMDNFTGQESFLRKLWLCATNGLTKPHWLLHVAGIAMENKSSEGIRSCNLGVFRENVVQINGWNEQFLGFWRQDSEFALRLMRSGVRRHDALFSAMVYHLEHEKNLNIQDLERNNRLLAEAQYRPIFTPLGLFAEAPQEQASGRLATPSLSP, encoded by the coding sequence ATGAGAGTCTCGGTCATTGTCACCACGTTCAACCGGCCCAGCTACTTGCAGAAAGTGCTGGCTAGCTATTTACACCAAACGCGTGCCCCTGACGAATTGATCGTTGCCGACGATGGATCAACCGACGCCACCGAATCGGTCATCGCCGGGTTCACCGAACGCGCCCCGTTCCCGATCCTGCATGCCTGGCAAGAGCATCAGGGAGGCCCTCGCTTATCGCACCTGCGCAACCTAGCCACCCGACAAACGACGGGAGACTACCTGATCTACACCGACGGAGATTGCGTTGCTTCTCCGCATTTCGTCGCCGACCATGTACGGCTGGCGCGGCCCGATTGGTTCGTCCAAGGCAAGCGAGCTTGGGTTCGTTACCAGGCCATGGACAATTTCACCGGTCAGGAAAGCTTCCTCCGAAAACTGTGGCTGTGTGCGACCAACGGACTGACCAAACCTCACTGGTTGCTGCACGTCGCTGGCATTGCGATGGAGAATAAATCGTCCGAAGGCATTCGATCCTGCAATTTAGGCGTGTTCCGCGAGAATGTGGTTCAGATCAACGGCTGGAATGAACAATTCCTCGGATTCTGGCGGCAGGATTCCGAGTTCGCGCTCCGCCTGATGCGCAGTGGGGTGCGAAGGCATGACGCTCTGTTCTCTGCCATGGTCTACCACTTGGAGCATGAAAAGAACTTGAACATCCAGGATTTGGAACGCAACAATCGCTTGCTAGCGGAGGCGCAGTACCGACCGATCTTTACGCCTCTGGGGCTTTTCGCCGAGGCACCGCAGGAGCAAGCGTCTGGTCGATTGGCAACACCCTCCCTGAGTCCCTAG
- a CDS encoding NAD(P)/FAD-dependent oxidoreductase, translating to MKNSYDVIVIGGGPAGCMAAGLVAESGLSTLLLERESVPRFHIGESLMPECYWPLQRLGMIDRMNASKFTRKKSVQFVGASGKESAPFYFTQHDPRESSTTWQVERAEFDRMLFERAGELGAECHDRTRVLDVLLDENQAARGVKVRTTEGQTLEIDARVIMDGSGLQALIANKLSLREDMPNLQKAAIWAYYKNAKRDDGDNAGATIVMHTLEKDSWFWFIPLSDDVTSIGCVGDSDYMVKTGLDSEARYNLELSRCPGLASRLEDAERVSKIHVAKEYSYSTRQHSGQGWVLIGDAFGFIDPLYSSGVYFALVMGERAADAVIEGFRKNDLSAQQLGNWCENFKSGSQLIKKLVEAFYTKEFSFGGFIRDNPQFGGNLTDLLIGRIFYDGAEKIFDQMDPAIEEAQQASPMQ from the coding sequence ATGAAAAACAGCTACGATGTGATCGTCATTGGTGGTGGCCCAGCAGGCTGCATGGCAGCTGGTCTCGTGGCGGAATCCGGCCTTTCGACCCTCTTGCTGGAGCGCGAAAGCGTGCCTCGATTCCACATTGGAGAATCGTTGATGCCCGAATGCTACTGGCCGCTGCAGCGATTGGGCATGATCGACCGCATGAACGCTAGCAAATTTACGCGGAAGAAGAGCGTGCAGTTTGTGGGAGCGTCAGGCAAGGAATCCGCTCCCTTCTATTTCACCCAACATGATCCCCGCGAATCGAGTACGACCTGGCAGGTAGAGCGAGCCGAATTTGACCGAATGCTCTTCGAAAGGGCAGGGGAGCTGGGAGCAGAATGCCACGACCGCACCCGCGTCCTGGATGTTCTGTTGGATGAAAATCAAGCCGCCCGAGGCGTCAAGGTTCGAACCACCGAGGGACAGACACTCGAGATCGACGCTCGGGTCATCATGGATGGCTCGGGGCTGCAAGCCTTGATTGCCAACAAGCTGAGCCTTCGCGAGGACATGCCCAACCTCCAGAAAGCTGCCATTTGGGCCTATTACAAGAACGCGAAGCGAGACGACGGCGACAATGCAGGGGCCACCATCGTCATGCACACTTTGGAGAAGGATAGCTGGTTCTGGTTCATCCCCTTGAGCGATGATGTGACGAGCATCGGCTGCGTGGGTGACAGTGATTACATGGTCAAGACCGGCCTGGATAGCGAAGCTCGTTACAACCTAGAACTCTCGCGTTGCCCGGGGCTAGCGAGTCGTCTAGAGGATGCCGAGCGAGTCAGCAAAATCCATGTAGCCAAGGAGTACTCTTACTCGACCCGCCAGCACTCCGGGCAAGGCTGGGTGTTGATTGGAGACGCATTCGGCTTCATCGACCCCCTCTACTCCTCGGGAGTGTATTTCGCCTTGGTAATGGGCGAAAGAGCCGCCGACGCTGTCATTGAAGGCTTCCGCAAGAACGATCTCTCCGCGCAACAGCTGGGGAATTGGTGCGAGAACTTCAAATCAGGTTCGCAGCTCATCAAAAAACTAGTCGAAGCTTTCTACACCAAGGAGTTTAGCTTTGGTGGTTTTATTCGCGACAATCCACAGTTTGGCGGCAACTTGACCGACTTGCTGATTGGCCGCATTTTCTACGATGGAGCTGAGAAAATCTTTGACCAGATGGACCCTGCCATTGAAGAGGCGCAGCAAGCCAGCCCCATGCAATAG
- a CDS encoding c-type cytochrome codes for MKHAIYLSTLCLLTLVSLGCRQETIPEFEPNRVYSHGLELEIGYPMQQALDETQVALTDMFGTPDQPRVPDFLTEEDSDFAGLLSLEKLQLAAGPVTDQGGGLYRAYCMTCHGLVGNGRGTTAALLDPYPRDYRLGKFKFKSTDLNGKPTREDLAKVIAHGVDGTSMKPYRELADAKEESDAEIEKQVDALVDYVIYLSWRGELERYVMMVAGEEVAFEDGDTLYNPQAENFEEQKELIVELAMEIGDSWLEAPDRIVEVTDPPEGTPVPATIEELEQAIAAGNAPELQASIDRGRELFASEKAACAKCHGKLGYGDGQTQDYDDWAKDWTTKLGLDPTDYDSLVPFIARGVLPPRKILPRDFRQGLFRGGSAPEDIYRRIAGGIAGTPMPAAAVPEDDIWDLVNYVRSMRTASDTPDAPTTPAVETPAAKTPAAEPATAE; via the coding sequence ATGAAACACGCAATATACCTTTCTACTCTCTGCTTGCTTACCCTGGTGTCCCTCGGCTGTCGCCAGGAAACGATTCCCGAATTCGAACCCAACCGGGTCTATTCGCATGGCCTGGAACTCGAGATAGGGTATCCGATGCAACAAGCCTTGGATGAAACCCAAGTCGCTTTAACCGACATGTTTGGAACGCCCGACCAGCCGCGTGTGCCAGATTTCTTGACCGAAGAGGACAGCGATTTCGCTGGTTTGCTGAGTCTGGAAAAGCTGCAACTGGCTGCCGGCCCAGTGACGGACCAGGGGGGTGGACTGTACCGCGCCTATTGCATGACATGTCATGGCCTGGTTGGCAATGGACGAGGCACGACCGCCGCTCTGCTCGATCCCTACCCCCGCGACTATCGTCTCGGTAAATTCAAATTCAAGAGCACCGACTTGAATGGCAAGCCGACACGCGAGGACCTCGCCAAAGTAATCGCCCACGGCGTCGATGGCACGAGCATGAAGCCATACCGCGAACTGGCCGATGCCAAGGAGGAATCCGATGCAGAGATTGAAAAGCAGGTCGACGCCTTGGTGGACTACGTCATCTATCTCTCTTGGCGGGGCGAACTCGAACGCTACGTCATGATGGTTGCCGGCGAGGAAGTCGCTTTTGAAGATGGCGACACCCTCTACAACCCTCAAGCCGAAAATTTCGAAGAGCAAAAGGAATTGATCGTTGAACTAGCCATGGAAATCGGAGATAGCTGGCTCGAAGCGCCCGACCGTATCGTGGAAGTCACGGATCCGCCTGAAGGGACTCCCGTACCGGCCACCATCGAGGAATTGGAACAAGCCATCGCAGCGGGAAATGCACCCGAGCTGCAAGCGTCGATCGACCGTGGGCGAGAGCTGTTTGCATCCGAAAAGGCGGCTTGTGCGAAGTGTCATGGCAAGCTGGGCTACGGAGACGGACAAACTCAGGACTACGACGACTGGGCCAAGGATTGGACTACCAAGCTCGGACTCGACCCCACCGACTACGATTCACTCGTCCCATTCATCGCTCGAGGCGTCTTGCCTCCGCGAAAGATTCTGCCGAGAGATTTTCGTCAAGGACTGTTTCGAGGTGGCAGCGCTCCCGAGGACATTTACCGCCGGATCGCGGGTGGTATCGCAGGCACTCCCATGCCAGCAGCCGCAGTTCCCGAGGACGATATCTGGGACCTAGTCAACTACGTGCGTTCGATGCGAACCGCCAGCGACACTCCAGACGCACCAACCACCCCAGCTGTAGAAACTCCAGCTGCAAAAACTCCGGCCGCGGAGCCGGCAACCGCTGAGTAG
- the ccoS gene encoding cbb3-type cytochrome oxidase assembly protein CcoS: protein MSVIYIALPLALLLGAGGLFACIYCIRGGQYDDLETPPVRILLEDKPQTPSSKP from the coding sequence ATGAGTGTGATCTACATTGCTTTACCCCTCGCCCTCTTACTGGGAGCGGGGGGATTGTTTGCTTGCATTTACTGCATTCGTGGCGGCCAATACGATGACTTAGAAACACCGCCGGTCCGCATACTCTTAGAAGACAAACCTCAAACCCCATCCTCCAAGCCATGA